CAATTGAACTGTCACATGGCAacattagcaaaaaaaagcgtacATTATGCGTAATAATGCAGTACGGTAGTATGTAGATAGTATATGAGTGCATCCCAGTAAATTACGGTAACCCCCTCCGACTTCGGATTGTCTCGTTATTCCTTCCCTTCACTCTAATCATCCACTAATGTTTACCATGTCTATGTCGAAGCCCGTAGTAGAGTATCCTAATTGATGGTTGATGACGAATTCTGGACGCTGTCCAAACGACGTCAACGCCGGCAGCGGCCACGCCCCCTCCCCTCGAGGGAATGACATCATTTTTGACCGACAACAAAAGTGACGCCAAGCAGCTGCGTGGGCTCCGCTGCGGCCGTCCGAGCAGCGCTGAGCGAGAGTGCTCGCCGAGCCCGGAGAGTGCTGGGCACGGCTCGGAAGCTTCTAGAGCCGGGCGTTCGGCCCATGTAGGGAGGGAGTGTGTTCGGCGCGGCATCGCCGAGATAGCACCGTGT
The Necator americanus strain Aroian chromosome I, whole genome shotgun sequence genome window above contains:
- a CDS encoding hypothetical protein (NECATOR_CHRI.G1029.T1); amino-acid sequence: MAMGVVSPCLAHSAGVCALIAATAPYAQPTRCYLGDAAPNTLPPYMGRTPGSRSFRAVPSTLRARRALSLSAARTAAAEPTQLLGVTFVVGQK